CGAGTTGGCGTTTCGCATTGGGCTGTATCGCGAGGCGCTGAAGACGGCGAGGCCGGCCGGCAAGTTCGTCAACAATCGCGCCGCTGCTTTCACCATGGTGCATTGCGCCGAGACCACCGCCGAGGCGCGCAAGAACGCGGAGGAGTCGGTGCTGTGGTACTTCAAGAAGAGCATCGAGCTGATCGGCTCGCTTGCTGCGTGGCAAGAAGGACGCGAGTTGGGTTCGTACGACTACACCAAGGGACTGAAGGACCTGAACCTCGAGAGCTTCTCCTTTGATCTGCTGAACGACATGGATGCGATCATCGTCGGTGATCCTGACCACTGCATTCGCGTGGCGAAACGCTATCGCGACGCCGGCTGCGATCAGTTGCTGTGCCTGATGCAGCCGTACAATATCGCCCCCGACAAGGTGATGCGCTCGATCGAGTTGTTCGGCGAGCACGTCATCCCGGCATTTCGTTGATGGTGGAGCACTCCGGCGCGTGCTAGCGTCGGGACCATGTCAGTGAGGAGTTGTCGATGGCCGTTGGCGTAACTCAACCGGTTGCCCGCCCGGCGCGCGTGCTGCCCACGCTCGCCGCGTGGCCGGGTGCTGCGTGGCAAGTGTTCAAGGATGTCGTCAAGTGGCCGTTCTACGCGCTCTACGAATACCGCCTGAGCCAAGAGGCGGCGACGTGGCGCAAGCCGCAACACATCGGCGTCATCATGGACGGCAATCGGCGCTACGCGCGCCAGTATGGTTTCACCGATCTCAGCGAGGGCCACGCGCACGGCGCCCGCCACCTCTACGACGTGCTCAAGTGGTGCCGCGACTTCGACATCGGCGTGATGACGGTGTGGGCGCTCTCGCTCGACAACTTCGCGCGTGACGAAGCCGAGTTGCGCGGGCTGTTCGAATTGTTCGAGGCCAAATTCCACGAGATCGTCGATCACGAAGAGATTCACCGCTATCGCGTCAAGGTGCGCTACATCGGCAGTTACGAACGGTTGCCGGCGAGTCTGCAAGCCGCGATCGATGCGGCGCAAGCGGCGACCGCGCACTACGAGGACTTCGTGCTCAACGTGGCGATCGCGTACGGCGGACGCGAGGAGATCACCGACGCGTTTCGGCGCTACTTGCACGATCAAGCGCAGTCGGGTCATTCGCTCGCCGAGGTCGCCGACGGCTTGCTGCCGACCGCCGTCGATCCGTATCTCTACACCTCCGGCCTGCCCGATCCCGACCTGATCATTCGCACCAGCGGCGAAGTCCGCATCGGCGGCTTTCTGCTGTGGCAAAGCGTGTACAGCGAGTTCTACTTCTGCGACACCTACTGGCCCGCGTTCCGTCGCATTGATTTTCTCCGCGCGCTGCGCTCCTTCGATCAACGCAAGCGGCGGTTCGGGAAGTAGGGGCGGCATTTGACGGCCGGGCCGCGGCGACAATGAGTCGGCGGATTCGGACAGCCTCCTCCCTGACCCTCCTCCGCTCACGGGAATGTTCGCAGAGGAGGGAACTCACTCGTGCGATGTCGACACGCTCCGGTCCCCTCCTCTGCGGCATCACCCGCCGCGGAGGAGGGTGAGGGTGGAGGTGTTCTTTGAACGCGGAGCATCAACGATCACGTCCGCGCAAATCGCGTCGCGACTTCTCGTTACAACGGCAAGACGTACACCGTCTCGGCCTGCGCGCGGCCGCGAATGGCCAGATCCGCATGGCGCACGAACTGTGCGCAGGTCTCCCGGCCGGCGCGGCGATAGGTGGTGTCGTCGATGGCGACGGCGGCATTGAGTTCGCGCGTCATGCTCTGCAAGCGCGCGGCGAGGTTGACGGTGTCGCCAATCACCGTCCAGATGAAGCGATCCGACGATTGGATGTTGCCGACAAACGCCGGCCCGGTGGCGATCCCCACTCCGACCGAGAGCGTGGGCCGATTGCTCGGCGGCGCCATCGCCGCCATCCCGGCAATGATCTCGCAGCCAACCTGCACCGCGGCGCGCTCCTTCATCGCCATCTCGTCCGGGGCGCCGAAGACGGCCAGCAACCCGTCGCCGTGGAACTCGACGACGCTGCCACCGCGCGCCCGTACCACCTGCGACACCATCTCGGTGTAGCGATTGACGGTGTGGAAGATCTCCTCCGCCTCGCGCGCTTCGGAGAAGCCGGTATAACCGCGGATGTCCACGAACAGCACCGTC
This portion of the Deltaproteobacteria bacterium genome encodes:
- the uppS gene encoding di-trans,poly-cis-decaprenylcistransferase, translated to MAVGVTQPVARPARVLPTLAAWPGAAWQVFKDVVKWPFYALYEYRLSQEAATWRKPQHIGVIMDGNRRYARQYGFTDLSEGHAHGARHLYDVLKWCRDFDIGVMTVWALSLDNFARDEAELRGLFELFEAKFHEIVDHEEIHRYRVKVRYIGSYERLPASLQAAIDAAQAATAHYEDFVLNVAIAYGGREEITDAFRRYLHDQAQSGHSLAEVADGLLPTAVDPYLYTSGLPDPDLIIRTSGEVRIGGFLLWQSVYSEFYFCDTYWPAFRRIDFLRALRSFDQRKRRFGK